DNA sequence from the Candidatus Sericytochromatia bacterium genome:
CCGGGGGGCAAGAACGCACCGAAAAGCCCACTCCACGAAGGCTGCAGGAGGCGCGCAAGAAGGGCAACATTGCCCGCAGCATGGACGTGAACACAGCGGTGGTGCTGCTGGCGGCCATCACGGGGATTCGCCTGCAGTTCGACGATATGGGCACGCGCCTGCTCGATCTGGCACGGGAAGCCTTCTCGGTCTTTCCGAGGGACGACATGACGGTGGGGATGTTGCACCGGGTGTTCGTCACGCTGGGCTGGGAATTCTTCCTGATCGTGGGACCGTGCCTGCTCATGCTCATGGGAGCCGGTCTCGTGGCCAATTACCTTCAGGTGGGCGTCATCTTCACGACCGAGCCGTTGCGGCCGTCGCTCGAGAAAATCAATCCGATTGCCGGGTTCAAGCGGATCCTCTCGCTTCGCTCGGTGGTGGAGGTTCTCAAGGCGATCGTGAAGATGATCGTGGTTGCCATCATCGCTTACAGGACGATCGAGGACCGCTACGACCAGCTGGTCGCCACGGTCCTGATGGACCGCGAGGGCGTGGCCTGGTTGTACGGGGACCTGGCCTGGACGATCGGCTGGCGGGCCGTTCTGGCGCTGGTTTTCTTTGCCGCCCTGGACTTCTTCTACCAGCGCTGGGAGTACGAACGTGGCCTGCGCAT
Encoded proteins:
- the flhB gene encoding flagellar biosynthesis protein FlhB, with the protein product MAESGGQERTEKPTPRRLQEARKKGNIARSMDVNTAVVLLAAITGIRLQFDDMGTRLLDLAREAFSVFPRDDMTVGMLHRVFVTLGWEFFLIVGPCLLMLMGAGLVANYLQVGVIFTTEPLRPSLEKINPIAGFKRILSLRSVVEVLKAIVKMIVVAIIAYRTIEDRYDQLVATVLMDREGVAWLYGDLAWTIGWRAVLALVFFAALDFFYQRWEYERGLRMTKQEIKDEAKQSEGDPIVRGRIRRAQREAARRRMMADVPSATVVVTNPTHVAVALKYDRDSMVAPVVVAKGLDLIAQRIKTIAAEAGVPMIENVPLARELYRRLEIQDEIPEDLYAAVAEILVMVQKLNSRGHALPTAGSGLQMPADLFETTAQGR